A single window of Cololabis saira isolate AMF1-May2022 chromosome 24, fColSai1.1, whole genome shotgun sequence DNA harbors:
- the LOC133425347 gene encoding gap junction alpha-3 protein-like yields the protein MGDWSFLGRLLENAQEHSTVIGKVWLTVLFIFRILVLGAAAEEVWGDEQSDFTCNTQQPGCENVCYDEAFPISHIRFWVLQIIFVSTPTLIYLGHVLHIVRMEEKRREREEELRKARRHQEDNLYNGGGGKKEKPPIRDEHGKIRIRGALLRTYIFNIIFKTLFEVGFILGQYFLYGFHLRPLYKCGRWPCPNTVDCFISRPTEKTIFIIFMLVVACVSLVLNMLEIYHLGWKKVKQGVTNEFFPDSESLLGPDTPGDAETIPEQASPAVLNCLPAYANPNDRAPEGGTYSPAETSPTVISVNSNMVTAPGPAGLKMDGAAFHPDDFLLPTSFYGSGEKMSVWSQGHLAEMEQNWSNAALELHNLNGKNSSSSSYPLPLPSPPTSASSSPPGDVTPPNEKQQSTFPTLPRNTPLSPLAPRETAAGEENGIGDPREDFTVVTRAEMHQPPAAAGTDVRKPRRASKSSGARARPDDLAV from the exons ATGGGTGACTGGAGCTTTCTAGGGCGTCTGCTGGAGAATGCTCAAGAACACTCCACTGTGATCGGAAAG GTTTGGCTGACTGTGCTCTTCATTTTCCGGATCTTGGTGCTGGGCGCAGCGGCCGAGGAGGTGTGGGGCGACGAGCAGTCGGACTTTACCTGTAACACGCAGCAGCCCGGTTGCGAGAACGTCTGCTACGACGAGGCCTTCCCCATCTCCCACATCCGTTTCTGGGTGCTGCAGATCATCTTCGTCTCCACACCCACCCTCATCTACCTAGGCCATGTGCTGCACATCGTCCGCATGGAGGAAAAGAGGcgggagagggaggaggagctcCGCAAGGCGCGGCGCCACCAGGAGGACAACCTCTACAACGGAGGAGGTGGGAAAAAGGAGAAGCCCCCGATCCGTGACGAGCACGGGAAGATCCGGATCCGTGGGGCGTTACTGAGGACCTACATCTTCAACATCATCTTTAAGACTCTGTTTGAGGTGGGCTTCATCCTGGGGCAGTACTTCCTGTATGGTTTCCACCTGAGGCCGCTCTATAAATGTGGCCGCTGGCCCTGCCCCAACACGGTGGACTGCTTCATCTCCAG ACCGACAGAAAAGAcgatcttcatcatcttcatgctGGTGGTTGCATGTGTGTCCTTGGTCCTCAACATGCTGGAGATCTACCACCTGGGCTGGAAGAAAGTCAAGCAGGGGGTCACTAATGAGTTCTTCCCTGACAGCGAGTCGCTGCTGGGCCCAGATACGCCTGGAGATGCAGAGACCATCCCTGAGCAGGCGTCCCCGGCAGTGCTCAACTGTTTGCCAGCGTACGCTAATCCCAACGACAGGGCGCCTGAGGGAGGAACCTACAGTCCAGCGGAGACCTCGCCCACTGTGATCTCTGTCAACTCCAACATGGTCACGGCCCCGGGGCCCGCAGGACTCAAGATGGACGGCGCCGCGTTCCATCCAGACGACTTCCTGTTGCCTACGTCGTTTTATGGCAGTGGAGAGAAAATGAGCGTGTGGAGCCAGGGACACCTGGCAGAGATGGAGCAGAACTGGAGCAACGCAGCTCTGGAGCTCCACAATCTGAACGGAAagaactcctcctcctcctcctacccCCTTCCTCTCCCATCGCCACCCACCtctgcctcctcctctcctccgggGGACGTGACACCTCCCAACGAGAAGCAGCAGTCCACGTTTCCCACCCTCCCTCGCAACACCCCTCTGTCCCCCCTGGCGCCCCGGGAGACGGCGGCCGGCGAGGAGAACGGCATCGGGGACCCGCGGGAGGATTTCACTGTGGTGACCCGGGCGGAGATGCATCAGCCTCCTGCTGCTGCGGGGACAGACGTCAGGAAGCCCAGACGGGCCAGCAAGAGCAGCGGCGCGCGAGCTCGCCCCGACGACCTGGCCGTGTAG